A single window of Fibrobacter sp. DNA harbors:
- a CDS encoding DUF4373 domain-containing protein codes for MDNVLRMRMQEGAAGYGIYVMILECLRSTDDYRIKSDTAVIGWQIHEQDLALVERVITQYDLFDLSSDGYLSSPWLNACMADHEAKRAKLSAAGRKSALIKSQKSNQAATTLTGGGQPRSNDVSDLAQQPTTHLNNHTDNLTPSDHNSGAGVEGYFSAAMISKIGKDKSGLADVDKCRISLVKDPDHNPDIIISRILEYKLTYNQVMALYNVTEGCLVGGARTVALLAAFRHCKETQFRPMYAYEYLISRIKDAQDVQLEISSADKP; via the coding sequence ATGGACAATGTACTCCGTATGCGTATGCAAGAGGGAGCAGCTGGCTACGGTATCTATGTAATGATCCTGGAATGCCTCCGCAGTACCGATGATTATCGGATCAAGAGCGACACAGCTGTAATCGGCTGGCAGATCCATGAGCAGGATCTTGCCCTAGTAGAGCGAGTCATCACACAGTATGATCTTTTTGATCTGAGCTCAGATGGTTACTTATCCTCGCCCTGGCTCAATGCCTGTATGGCTGATCATGAGGCTAAACGAGCCAAATTGTCAGCGGCCGGACGTAAATCTGCATTAATCAAGTCTCAAAAAAGCAACCAGGCTGCAACCACCTTAACGGGGGGGGGGCAACCTCGCTCCAATGATGTTAGTGATTTAGCTCAACAACCAACCACTCATTTAAACAATCATACAGATAATTTAACCCCATCCGACCACAATAGTGGTGCTGGAGTGGAGGGGTATTTTAGTGCTGCGATGATATCTAAGATCGGGAAGGACAAGTCTGGACTGGCCGATGTTGATAAGTGCCGGATAAGTCTGGTTAAGGATCCTGACCACAACCCAGATATCATTATATCCAGGATCCTCGAGTATAAGCTCACCTACAACCAAGTAATGGCCCTTTATAACGTCACAGAGGGGTGTCTGGTTGGAGGCGCGCGTACTGTAGCACTCCTCGCCGCCTTTCGTCATTGCAAGGAGACCCAGTTCCGGCCCATGTACGCGTATGAGTATCTGATCTCACGTATCAAGGATGCACAGGACGTCCAGCTCGAGATCTCGAGTGCTGACAAGCCATGA